The Vulpes lagopus strain Blue_001 chromosome 14, ASM1834538v1, whole genome shotgun sequence genome window below encodes:
- the RASL10A gene encoding ras-like protein family member 10A, whose protein sequence is MGGSLRVAVLGAPGVGKTAIIRQFLFGDYPERHRPTDGPRLYRPAVLLDGAVYDLSIRDGDGARPGHNPGAPEEWPDSKDWSLQDTDAFVLVYDICSPDSFDYVKALRQRISETRPAGAPEAPILVVGNKRDRQRLRFGPRRALAALVRRGWRCGYLECSAKYNWHVLRLFRELLRCALVRARPAHPALRLQGALHPARCSLM, encoded by the exons ATGGGGGGCAGCCTGCGGGTGGCCGTGCTGGGCGCCCCGGGCGTGGGCAAGACGGCCATCATCCGCCAGTTCCTGTTCGGCGACTACCCCGAGCGCCACCGGCCCACGGACGGGCCACGCCTCTACCGGCCCGCGGTGCTGCTCGACGGCGCGGTCTACGACCTGAGCATCCGCGACGGCGACGGCGCCCGCCCGGGGCACAACCCCGGGGCACCGGAG gagTGGCCGGACTCCAAGGACTGGAGCTTGCAGGACACGGACGCCTTCGTGCTCGTCTACGACATCTGCAGCCCGGACAGCTTCGACTACGTGAAGGCGCTAAGGCAGCGCATCTCGGAGACCAG GCCGGCGGGCGCCCCCGAGGCCCCCATCCTGGTGGTCGGCAACAAGAGGGACCGGCAGCGGCTGCGCTTCGGGCCTCGGCGCGCGCTGGCCGCGCTGGTGCGCAGGGGCTGGCGCTGCGGCTACCTCGAGTGCTCCGCCAAGTACAACTGGCACGTGCTGCGTCTCTTCCGCGAACTGCTGCGCTGCGCTTTGGTGCGCGCGCGCCCTGCGCACCCGGCCCTGCGCCTGCAGGGGGCGCTGCACCCGGCCCGCTGCAGCCTCATGTGA
- the GAS2L1 gene encoding GAS2-like protein 1 isoform X2, protein MTGDLQVVSGLVCTEHFLGPHRNPVSLPTHSDLAGPGMADPVAGIAGSAAKSVRPFRSSEAYVEAMKEDLAEWLNALYGLGLPSGGDGFLTGLATGTTLCQHANAVTEAARALAAARPARGVAFQAHSVAPGSFMARDNVATFIGWCRTELGVPEVLMFETEDLVLRKNEKSVVLCLLEVARRGARLGLLAPRLVQFEQEIERELRAAPPAPNAPTVEEGTTETTTAAGAPSRGPRMTPSDLRNLDELVREILGSCTCPDQFPMIKVSEGKYRVGDSSLLIFVRVLRSHVMVRVGGGWDTLEHYLDKHDPCRCSSSAHRPPQPRARAFSPQRVSPTPSPRAGSPAPGGERRSSRQEVTPISLRGSKEGTETPLRARDQLPPHPRSRRHSGDSDSSASSAQSGPLGVRSEDSGTGSRRERPSRRLTTGTPASPRRPPAPRSQSRDRLDRGRPRGAPAGRGAQLSAPSPSRRARSQSREEQGVLLVRRDRDGQHSWVPRARVSGGSGRSSPQTPRARSPAAPRPLRVSSPSPELGTTPASVFRTPLQLDPKQEQQLFRRLEEEFLANARALEAAAGGTPPGPASDPARAPDPPAPDSAYCSSSSSSSSLSVLGGKGGQLGDSGRMANGLPGPRGPALSSSSDEGSPCPGVGGLPEASGSPLAGLELPRTWARGRMDTQPDRKPSRIPTPRGPRRPSGSTEPGSWHALHSVSPRAEPDSWM, encoded by the exons ATGACAGGCGACCTGCAGGTGGTCAGCGGCCTGGTCTGTACCGAGCACTTCCTGGGTCCTCACCGCAATCCTGTGTCCCTGCCCACCCACAGTGACTTGGCTGGCCCGGGCATGGCGGACCCAGTAGCTGGCATCGCCGGCTCGGCCGCCAAGAGCGTGCGGCCATTCCGCTCAAGTGAGGCCTACGTGGAGGCCATGAAAGAGGACCTGGCCGAGTGGCTGAACGCCTTGTATGGCCTGGGTCTGCCCAGTGGTGGTGATGGCTTCCTGACGGGGCTGGCCACGGGCACCACCCTGTGCCAACATGCCAATGCTGTCACTGAGGCCGCCCGCGCTTTGGCTGctgcccgcccggcccgcggTGTGGCCTTCCAGGCGCACAGCGTGGCGCCTGGCTCTTTCATGGCCCGCGACAACGTGGCCACTTTCATCGGCTGGTGCCGAACAGAGCTGGGTGTGCCTGAAGTGCTCATGTTTGAGACCGAAGACCTGGTGCTTCGAAAGAACGAGAAGAGCGTGGTGCTGTGCCTGCTGGAGGTGGCGAGGCGTGGGGCCCGCCTTGGCCTGCTCGCCCCTCGCCTCGTGCAGTTTGAACAGGAGATTGAGCGGGAGCTACGCGCTGCACCCCCGGCCCCCAATGcacccacagtggaagagggcaCCACCGAAACTACCACTGCAGCAGGGGCTCCCTCCCGCGGCCCCCGCATGACACCCAGTGACCTGCGCAACCTCGATGAGCTG GTGAGGGAGATCTTGGGCTCCTGCACCTGCCCAGACCAGTTTCCCATGATCAAAGTCTCGGAGGGGAAGTACCGCGTGGGAGACTCCAGTCTCCTCATCTTTGTGCGG GTGCTGAGGAGCCACGTGATGGTGCGCGTGGGTGGTGGCTGGGACACTCTGGAGCACTATCTGGACAAGCATGATCCCTGCCGCTGCTCCTCCTCAG CCCACCGCCCGCCCCAGCCCAGGGCGCGCGCCTTCTCCCCGCAGAGGGTGtcgcccacccccagcccccgtgCTGGCAGCCCAGCCCCTGGGGGCGAGCGGCGGAGTTCCCGCCAGGAAGTGACGCCCATTAGCTTACGGGGCTCAAAGGAGGGGACTGAGACGCCCCTCAG ggcccggGACCAGCTGCCACCGCACCCCCGCTCCCGCCGCCACTCCGGGGACAGCGACTCCTCCGCCTCCTCAGCCCAGAGCGGCCCCCTCGGTGTCCGCAGTGAAGATTCAGGCACTGGTTCCCGGAGGGAGCGGCCCAGCCGGCGGTTGACCACAGGCACCCCAGCCTCGCCAAgacggccccccgccccccgcagccagTCCCGAGACCGACTGGATCGGGGGCGGCCCCGCGGGGCCCCGGCAGGCAGGGGAGCTCAGCTGTCGGCGCCCAGCCCCTCCCGGCGGGCCCGGAGCCAGAGCCGCGAGGAGCAGGGCGTGCTGCTGGTGCGCAGGGACCGAGACGGCCAGCACTCCTGGGTGCCCCGGGCCAGGGTCAGTGGGGGCTCAGGCAGGAGCAGCCCCCAGACCCCCCGGGCTCGCAGCCCTGCGGCCCCCCGGCCTCTCCGGGTCTCCAGCCCCAGTCCCGAGTTGGGCACCACACCGGCCAGTGTTTTCCGCACCCCCTTGCAGCTTGACCCGAAGCAGGAGCAGCAACTGTTCCGGCGCTTGGAAGAGGAGTTCTTGGCCAATGCCCGAGCCCTTGAGGCTGCTGCTGGTGGGACCCCCCCTGGACCGGCCTCTGACCCAGCTCGGGCCCCAGACCCTCCAGCTCCTGACTCGGCCTACTgttcctccagctcctcctcttcatccctcAGTGTCCTGGGTGGCAAGGGTGGCCAACTCGGGGACTCTGGCCGGATGGCCAATGGGCTGCCTGGGCCCCGAGGCCCGGCCCTGTCCAGCTCTTCTGATGAAGGCAGCCCCTGCCCCGGTGTGGGGGGCCTGCCAGAGGCATCTGGGAGCCCGCTGGCCGGCCTGGAGCTCCCGAGGACCTGGGCACGGGGCCGGATGGACACACAGCCAGACCGAAAACCCTCACGCATCCCCACACCGCGGGGCCCTCGCCGCCCGTCTGGATCCACAGAGCCTGGGTCCTGGCATGCCCTGCACTCAGTGAGCCCAAGGGCAGAGCCGGATTCCTGGATGTGA
- the GAS2L1 gene encoding GAS2-like protein 1 isoform X1 gives MSREEGTIIAPISQTRELRFGEVPHSQHAKAGTWPEMTGDLQVVSGLVCTEHFLGPHRNPVSLPTHSDLAGPGMADPVAGIAGSAAKSVRPFRSSEAYVEAMKEDLAEWLNALYGLGLPSGGDGFLTGLATGTTLCQHANAVTEAARALAAARPARGVAFQAHSVAPGSFMARDNVATFIGWCRTELGVPEVLMFETEDLVLRKNEKSVVLCLLEVARRGARLGLLAPRLVQFEQEIERELRAAPPAPNAPTVEEGTTETTTAAGAPSRGPRMTPSDLRNLDELVREILGSCTCPDQFPMIKVSEGKYRVGDSSLLIFVRVLRSHVMVRVGGGWDTLEHYLDKHDPCRCSSSAHRPPQPRARAFSPQRVSPTPSPRAGSPAPGGERRSSRQEVTPISLRGSKEGTETPLRARDQLPPHPRSRRHSGDSDSSASSAQSGPLGVRSEDSGTGSRRERPSRRLTTGTPASPRRPPAPRSQSRDRLDRGRPRGAPAGRGAQLSAPSPSRRARSQSREEQGVLLVRRDRDGQHSWVPRARVSGGSGRSSPQTPRARSPAAPRPLRVSSPSPELGTTPASVFRTPLQLDPKQEQQLFRRLEEEFLANARALEAAAGGTPPGPASDPARAPDPPAPDSAYCSSSSSSSSLSVLGGKGGQLGDSGRMANGLPGPRGPALSSSSDEGSPCPGVGGLPEASGSPLAGLELPRTWARGRMDTQPDRKPSRIPTPRGPRRPSGSTEPGSWHALHSVSPRAEPDSWM, from the exons AT GTCCCGCGAGGAAGGTACTATTATTGCACCCATTTCACAGACGAGGGAACTGAGGTTCGGTGAAGTTCCCCACAGCCAGCACGCAAAAGCAGGCACCTGGCCTGAGATGACAGGCGACCTGCAGGTGGTCAGCGGCCTGGTCTGTACCGAGCACTTCCTGGGTCCTCACCGCAATCCTGTGTCCCTGCCCACCCACAGTGACTTGGCTGGCCCGGGCATGGCGGACCCAGTAGCTGGCATCGCCGGCTCGGCCGCCAAGAGCGTGCGGCCATTCCGCTCAAGTGAGGCCTACGTGGAGGCCATGAAAGAGGACCTGGCCGAGTGGCTGAACGCCTTGTATGGCCTGGGTCTGCCCAGTGGTGGTGATGGCTTCCTGACGGGGCTGGCCACGGGCACCACCCTGTGCCAACATGCCAATGCTGTCACTGAGGCCGCCCGCGCTTTGGCTGctgcccgcccggcccgcggTGTGGCCTTCCAGGCGCACAGCGTGGCGCCTGGCTCTTTCATGGCCCGCGACAACGTGGCCACTTTCATCGGCTGGTGCCGAACAGAGCTGGGTGTGCCTGAAGTGCTCATGTTTGAGACCGAAGACCTGGTGCTTCGAAAGAACGAGAAGAGCGTGGTGCTGTGCCTGCTGGAGGTGGCGAGGCGTGGGGCCCGCCTTGGCCTGCTCGCCCCTCGCCTCGTGCAGTTTGAACAGGAGATTGAGCGGGAGCTACGCGCTGCACCCCCGGCCCCCAATGcacccacagtggaagagggcaCCACCGAAACTACCACTGCAGCAGGGGCTCCCTCCCGCGGCCCCCGCATGACACCCAGTGACCTGCGCAACCTCGATGAGCTG GTGAGGGAGATCTTGGGCTCCTGCACCTGCCCAGACCAGTTTCCCATGATCAAAGTCTCGGAGGGGAAGTACCGCGTGGGAGACTCCAGTCTCCTCATCTTTGTGCGG GTGCTGAGGAGCCACGTGATGGTGCGCGTGGGTGGTGGCTGGGACACTCTGGAGCACTATCTGGACAAGCATGATCCCTGCCGCTGCTCCTCCTCAG CCCACCGCCCGCCCCAGCCCAGGGCGCGCGCCTTCTCCCCGCAGAGGGTGtcgcccacccccagcccccgtgCTGGCAGCCCAGCCCCTGGGGGCGAGCGGCGGAGTTCCCGCCAGGAAGTGACGCCCATTAGCTTACGGGGCTCAAAGGAGGGGACTGAGACGCCCCTCAG ggcccggGACCAGCTGCCACCGCACCCCCGCTCCCGCCGCCACTCCGGGGACAGCGACTCCTCCGCCTCCTCAGCCCAGAGCGGCCCCCTCGGTGTCCGCAGTGAAGATTCAGGCACTGGTTCCCGGAGGGAGCGGCCCAGCCGGCGGTTGACCACAGGCACCCCAGCCTCGCCAAgacggccccccgccccccgcagccagTCCCGAGACCGACTGGATCGGGGGCGGCCCCGCGGGGCCCCGGCAGGCAGGGGAGCTCAGCTGTCGGCGCCCAGCCCCTCCCGGCGGGCCCGGAGCCAGAGCCGCGAGGAGCAGGGCGTGCTGCTGGTGCGCAGGGACCGAGACGGCCAGCACTCCTGGGTGCCCCGGGCCAGGGTCAGTGGGGGCTCAGGCAGGAGCAGCCCCCAGACCCCCCGGGCTCGCAGCCCTGCGGCCCCCCGGCCTCTCCGGGTCTCCAGCCCCAGTCCCGAGTTGGGCACCACACCGGCCAGTGTTTTCCGCACCCCCTTGCAGCTTGACCCGAAGCAGGAGCAGCAACTGTTCCGGCGCTTGGAAGAGGAGTTCTTGGCCAATGCCCGAGCCCTTGAGGCTGCTGCTGGTGGGACCCCCCCTGGACCGGCCTCTGACCCAGCTCGGGCCCCAGACCCTCCAGCTCCTGACTCGGCCTACTgttcctccagctcctcctcttcatccctcAGTGTCCTGGGTGGCAAGGGTGGCCAACTCGGGGACTCTGGCCGGATGGCCAATGGGCTGCCTGGGCCCCGAGGCCCGGCCCTGTCCAGCTCTTCTGATGAAGGCAGCCCCTGCCCCGGTGTGGGGGGCCTGCCAGAGGCATCTGGGAGCCCGCTGGCCGGCCTGGAGCTCCCGAGGACCTGGGCACGGGGCCGGATGGACACACAGCCAGACCGAAAACCCTCACGCATCCCCACACCGCGGGGCCCTCGCCGCCCGTCTGGATCCACAGAGCCTGGGTCCTGGCATGCCCTGCACTCAGTGAGCCCAAGGGCAGAGCCGGATTCCTGGATGTGA